Sequence from the Paludisphaera rhizosphaerae genome:
TCGTCGCCGACGAGGCTGCCGCAGATCTCGAAGACCTGGAGGAGATCACCAAGCAGGAGGGCGACGAGAAGCTCCGCGACCTCGTCCAGAAGCTGAATGAGAAGATCGAGGAGATGAAGCAGCCGGGCGTCGACGTGAAGGAGGCGCTGGCGAAGCTCTCGGAGATGCAATCGGCCGTGACGGCCCAGCAGGCCCTGTACAACGTGGGAGTTGTCGACGCCCAGATGAACTCGCTGGGCGAGGCGCTCGCCTCCGCCCAGGCCACCGAATCGGCCGGCAAGGCCCTCCAGCAACAGAAGTACGAGAAGGCGGCCGAGGCACTCGAGCAGGCTGACCCGCAGTTCGAGCGCAAGGAAGCCAAAGCGCTCAAGGAGGAGTTGAAAAAGGCCTCCACCGCCCAGGGCGAAGCCGGGCTCGGCGAGCTGAGCGAAACCACCAAGGAAATGGCTGACTCGCTCGACGACGGCCAGGCGTTCGCCAACTCGGCCCGCAAGCTCGGCAAATTGGCCCGCGCCCAGGGCCGCCGCAAGTCGATCACCGACCTTCTGTCGCTGCTCAACAACAACCTGTCCGAGTGCAAGGGCAACTGCCAGAAGAGCGGCGGCCCTAAGATCGTGATGAAGAAGAAATCCGACAAGCCTTCCAGCAACTGGGGCCGGGCGGTCAGCGGCAACGTCGACGGCGAGCGCACCAAACTCGACGCCAACCACAACCGCGACCAGGTGAAAGGGCAGGCCGGCGAAGGCCCGTCCGAGACCGAGACGACCCATTCCCCTGAAGGGCGACAACTCGCCTCCCGCAGCTACCGCGAGAACTACGCCAAAGCTCGCAAGCGGACCGAAGCCGCGCTCAACAACGAGCCGATCCCCCTCGGCCATCGTCAGACGATCCGTCGCTACTTCGAGCTGATCCGTCCGGACGGCGACGAGGCCGAGCAGGTGGCCCCGACCTCGAAGCCCGACGCTTCAAATTGATCGCCGACCCTCAACGCGCCGGGCCGGCCGCCTACTTCGGGGTGGCGGCCCTGCGCGGGGCCCGATAGGGGACGACGATCTCCGTCGCGGGGAGCGCCTGCTGGAGCGCCTTCGCTCCTTCGTCCCCCACCTTCGTCCCCGACAGGTTCAGCCATCGCAGCACGGTCAGGGCCGCCAGGTTGACGAGGCCCGGGTCGCCGATCTGCGTCCCTCCCAGGTCCAGTTCTCCGAGGGCCGTCGCCTTGCCGAGGTGGACGAGCCCTGCGTCGGCGACCTTTGTCCGCCTCAATTCCAAACGGGTCAGCGAAGTGAGTTTCGCCAGTGCGGAGAGCCCCGCATCTCCGACGCGGGTTCCGTTGAGCGTCAGAGTCGTCAACGGCAGGGGCGCGGTTCCCGAGACCAGGTTCGCCATCCCCTCGTCGCCGATATCGTCGCCGTCGAGGACCAACTCTTTCAAAGAGCTCAGGTCCTTGAGCGCAGCCAGGCCTCGGTCCCCGATCTTCGTGGAGTTCAGGCTCAAGGTCGTGAGCCCGCGCATTCCCGCAAGGGGCTCCATCCCACGGTCGTCGAGCGCAGTTCGAGACAGGTCGAGTTCGGCGAGCCCACTGAGGGGAGCGAGGCTTTTCGCCCCCGCGCCGGTGATCTTCGTCCGCGAGAGGTTCAGCATGGTCAACTTCGTGAGGCCCTGCAAGTGGGGGAGTCCTGCGTCGCCGACGTCCGTCGCCTCCAGGTCGAGCGTCGTCAAGTTCCGCAAGGAGGCCAGGCCGGCCATCCCCGCGTCGTTCGCCGCCGAGCCCGAGAGGTCGACCGATATCAGGTTTTCAAACGCCCCGAGCCCCTTACCGGTCGCCTTCGTTCCTGAGAGGTCGAGCGATTGAAGGCTGGTCGCCAGGCCGTCGGCCAATTCCCGCAGCGACGCGTCCTCGGCCTCGGTATTGGCGAGGCTGAGTTCCTGGAGTTCGGTCAGCGCGCCCAGCGCTCCGAGCCCCGACGGATCGAAGTCGCAATCCGAGAGGTCGAGTCGTTGAAGGCCCGTCGCGCCGCCAATCGCCGCGAGAGCCTCCGCTGAGAGCTGACAGCCTCGGAGGTCGAGCTGGCGAAGGCCCCGCAGGGCGGCCAGGGATCTCAGGGAATCGGCGTCGACTTTCGCATCTCTCGCGAAGGAGATCTGTTGAATCTCTTCGAACCAATCGAGGCCGACCCAGCGCTGGAGCGTTTCCGGAGTCCACTCGCTCCACCAGACCGGTGCGACGACGACGTCGCCGCCTTGTTGCTTGATCGACTGGCGGACCCGTCGTTTTCCGGAGTTCCGCGCGGCCGCCAATCCCAGGAGGAGGCCGATTGCGGCGATGCCGACCAACGCCCATCGGAGGCTCAGCGCGGGGCGTTTCCTGAACCTCCTGAGGACAGTCCAATGCATCGGACTCGTCTCCTGATCCCTTTTCGTTCCCTGGAACGCATCGTTCCAGGGATCGCTCGAGACGTCAAGGCGCGGCCTTGGGAGGTCGCCGCGGATCGGTGGAGAGGCGAGCGGGCGATGCGGAGCCGGGCCGTCTGAAAGGAGTTCCCGGGGCGGTGGGGGACGGCGTGTCCGGACCACATGGGCTCGCCGCCGCCAGGCTCACGCGAGCCGCCGTCGAGCGAGGGGCGGGCCCCGGACGGCCGAGGCCCGGTTCCCGCGAGCAATCGGGCCGATGGTGCCCAGCGGCGGGAGCTGCCCGTAGATCGTCTTGAGAACCCCACGGGCCCTTCCGCCGAACGCCGGAGCGAACCGAGGGCGGTTGAGGTCGAAACGGGCTGGATTGAGCGCGCGGCGGGCGGCGAGTTTGGGCGGTTGTTCGCCAGTTCGACGCTCTCAGGCCGCTCCGCCGGCAGGTCAGCCGCACTGATGACCCCGTGCGAAACAAACGACCCTCTAGCTTGCGGGGCCCAGTGGATCAGTCGCGACGGATTCATTGGGTGGGACGCAGGCTTCGAATCGTGAGGATCGAGTTGCGCGGGGGGCCAAGTGCGTGAAGATGAGGGCCGAAGCGAGCGTTGCCAGCGAGGACGATGGTGCGGCCCAGGAGGGGGCTGCGCCCGACAGGCTCACCGCGACGCCCGTCGCCCAACCCGTCAGCATGCCGGCGATCATGGCCGGCCCGGTGCAACGCCAACCGGCGACAGCCACGGCGACGCACGTCAGCAACGGGCCTGCGAACACGCCCAGGATCACCTGCGACATCTCGAAGATCGTGCCGAGCTTCGAGAGGAAGCCGGCCGTCACGGTGGCGAGCGCGCCTAGGAGCAGAGAATAGACTCGCCCCCACCAGAGCGCCTGGGTCGGGGTCGTGCTGGGAAGGAACCGCGTGTGGAAGTCGATGGTCAGGACGGACGCGAGCGCGTTGATGCCGCTGGGGATGCCCGTCGCGGCCAGCAAGGCCGCGAGCAGCAGGCCAGCGACTCCCGGGGGGAGTCGAGTCGCCACGAAGTGCGGGAACACCTGGTCGGGCTTGCTCGGCAGCGTCGGGTCGGCTGTGTGCGAGTAGAAGGCGAACATCGAGAGGCCTACGGTCGACAGCAGCGACACCACGATCACGACCCCGATGATGTTCACCGCGAACGACCGGGCGGCGACTCGAGCGTCGCCGATCATGAGGTAACGCTGGAGCGACATCGGGTCGCCGATGTAGTTGGCCAGGTTCCCGAGGCTGACCCCCAGCAGCACGGTCCAGACGGTGAGAGGGCTCGTGGGGTCAATCGAGAAATTGAGGACGTCGAACCGCCCCTGCCGGGCGACGTCGGCCAGGGCCTCTCCCACCGGGACCGGCATCTGCCACCACGCCGAGATGATCGTCGCCGCCACGCCGAAGGCGATCACGGGGATGTGCAGGGCTTCCGTGACGATCACCCCGCGCACGCCGGAGACCACGGTGTAGAGCGTGTTGCTCAACCCCGTGATCAGGACGATGGGCCAGAACCAGCGCTGGTCCAGGCGGCCCATCGTGATGATCGCCAGGGTTGGGGCGTAGATCATCGCGGCCATCCAGCCGATCCGCATCAGGACGTAAAGCCCCGCGGCGAAGGTCCTCGCGGCGGGCCCGAACCGGGACTCGATCACCTGATAGGGAAAGGCCCAGCCGCCGGCGAGGTAGCGAGGCAGGAACCAGTATCGCAGGATCGTGTACTGGATCGGCAGGCAGACAAGCACGCCCCAGACCGGCAACAGCACGCCGTTGGAATAGACGACGCTGGGGTAGGCGATGAAGCTGATCCCTGAGAAAAACGTGGCCGCGATGCTCAACCCGACCAGGACCGACTCGAACCAGGAATGCTGCGAGCCGCCGGCGACGAAGTAATCCTCCGCGTCCTCCCCCTTGCCCCGCGACAGGACGCCGATGATCGTAATCCCGATCATATAAGCCGCCATGATGGAGACGTCGATCCAGTGCATGCCGATCTCTCGCGAGGTGAAGGGGGCTCGGGCGTGACGAATGGGTCCGTCGGATGCCGGGGGCGAGATCGATCAGGGGCGGCTCCCGTCGCGGCGCTCCAGCTTGACCGTCCGCCCGACGACGTCTCGGCGCATGCCCTTCGACCAGCCGCCCAGGTCATAGGCCAGGTAGATCACGTCGTCGGTCGGCGTCTCCTCGATGGCCGTGTAATGAGTCGTCAGGACCCCGGACGTGATCCGGGAAACGGCGCTCCAGGTCTGACCGTGGTCGCGGCTGACGGCCAGATAGTTCCCGTTCCAGGGATGGTCCGGCCGTCGCCAGCAGGCCTTCTGCGGGATGCGAACGCCGAACGTGGCGACGAGGAGCCCGCTGCGCAGCTCGATCAGGTCCGGGTCGACGGCCGCCCCTCGAAGCTCGTCCAGATTGTTCTCGTCGATCGGCTTGCCGCGGGCGTCCTTCAGATTCCGGTAGTGGTCGGCCCAGAGCTCGACGCGATTGACGTCGAGCCCCGCGACGATCCACTCGCGCGGGGGGCTCCAAGTCGCACCGAGGTCTTCCGAGGTCGCTGCATACAGATTGCGGCCGGTGCGCATCAGGCAGATGAGCCGATCTGGGTTCGGCCCCTTGCTCGTGCGGCAGAGCACCGGCTCGCCGAAACCCTCGGTGCCGACGCTGGGATCGACGGCGATCGTCGAGACGAGCTTCCAACTGCGTCCCTTGTCGGACGAACGGACGAGCAGGGCCCGCGACTTCATCATCGTCGGGGCGTACGTCGCGGGCGTCGCGTCCCCTTCGAGCCATCCGTAGAGCGTCGTGAGGAGGTCGCCGTTGGGCAGTTCCAGGATGCGCCGATGGGCTCGCATGGCGGCGTGCGGACGGCCGCCGTCGTCGCTGGAGCCGTCGAACTTCGCGCGAGGAATGTCGAACAAGGCGTCGCGGGGACCGTCGACCGTCTTCCAGTCGTCCGTCGAGACGTAGATCTGTCCGATCCCCTCGCCGGGCTTTGCGCCGGGAGGGACATAAGTATCCAGGGCGAGGATCGACCCATCGCGCGTCTGAATCGCCCCGCCTTCCATGTTGAGGCCGTTCTCGCCGGGGGTGAGGGGGAGGATGGTCCAGGTCGCGCCGCCGTCGCGCGAGATTTGCGTGCACATCGCGGAGAAGTAAGCGATCCGCTTCGATGGGAACGGCTTCTCGGGGACCTGGGCCTGCAAGAGCAGAGCGCCCGAGCGCATGCACAGGAGCGAAGGTTGGAGGCCGCGAGGCAAGACCACGAGAGGTTCGCCGAACGTCAGCCGGATCGAGCCGTCGTCGAGGATCATCTCGGGAGGTTGCGCGCCTGCCTCGGGGGCTGCGACCCGGGGGGCGTCCTGAGCCGGCGAGCGGCCGGCGATCAGGAGAAGGGCCGAGAGCATCGCGGCGATGGGCTTCGTTCTCATCTCGTGGTCGCTCCTGACGACTTCAGGGACAGATAGGGAGGATCAGCAGGTGGGAGAGATGTTCCCGGAGCGTGTGCTTGGCCCGCTCCGCGTCGCGGGCCCTGAGCGCCTCGAGAATCCTCCGGTGCTCTTCCAGGGTGCGTGCGCAGGCCCGGCGCCATTGCTCCGGCTCCTCGACGTCGCCGTGGATCAGGGGGAGAGGGGCGCGTTGGTAGAGGTCGGACAGGCGCCTCATCCGCGCGGCGTCGATCAGGGCCTCGTGGAATCGACGATCGGCCTCGATCGCCCCGAGGGAGTATTCACCCTCCAGGAAGCGGGCGAATTCCTCGCTGGCCTGATTCATCGGAGCCAGGTCGGGCGATTCGGCCGTGCAGACCTCGTCGATCGCGAGGCACTCCAGGGCGAGGCGCAGCTTGGTGATCTCGGCCAGGTCCGCGGGGGTCATGGCGGGCACGAAGTAGCCGGTACGTTCGCCGCGGTCGATCAAACCTTCGGCCGCGAGCCGGGCGAAGGCTTCCCGCAAGGCCGTGCGATGGACGCCGAGCCGCTGGGACCAGTGCGGCTCGCGCAGCCGACCGCCGGGCTCGATCTGCTGAAGGATCAACAACCGCCGCAACGACCGGTAAGCGCGGTCGCGCTGAGAGGCCAGGTTGTCGGACGACAGTTTCGGCATGGGTGAGCCTTCGCTCTGTTCGTGGAGGAATAATGTCGACGATTATTGCGGATCTATGTCGTCCAAAAAACAGAAATCCGGGGTGAAAGTCTGAGCTTCTTGGTCGTTGAAATCTGTGGGAGGCCGACGTATTCTGGGCTCGCGAGAGCATTGTGGCGTCAAGGTCGCGGTATCTATGTCAGCGCAAAGGGCTCTCTCGCGCTCGCGGGGGCGTCCCGAAATCCGGTCGGGAGAGACACGATGAAACCCAGTCGCGTGCTGAGCAAGCTCCGTGCGGGGCAGACGTCGTTAGGCGTCACCTTGCACCTGACGGATCCCTCGGTCTTCGAGTTGGCCGGCCTGATGGGGTTTGACGCCATCTGGATGGACATGGAGCACCACGGATACAGCCTGGAGACGGCGGCCAACCTGATCCGGGGGGCTCGCGTCGGCGGCACCGACGTCATCACGCGACCGGGCAAGGGGGAGTTCATGCGGATGTCCCGCATGCTCGAATTCGGCGCCAAGGGGATCATGTACCCTCGTTGCGACTCCGCCGCGGAGGCCCGCGAGGTCGTCCGCTGGGCGAAGTTCGCCCCGCTCGGTCAGCGCGGGTTCGACGGGGCCGGGGCCGACGCCCCCTTCTTGCTGACCCCCATGGCCCGCTACATTCGCGAGGCGAACGAGCAGACCTTCATCATCATCCAGATCGAGGACCAGTCGGCGCTGGACCAGGCCGAGGAGATCGCCGCCGTCCCAGGCGTCGACATGCTGATGCTCGGCCCCGCGGATTTCTCGATCCTCTCCGGCATCCCGGGCGAATTCACCCACCCGAAGATCCTGGCCGCCTATGAGAAGGTCGCCCAGGCCGCGAAGAAGTCCGGCAAATCCTGGGCGGCGATCGCGGGCACGGTCGAGATCGCTCGGAAGATGATCGAGATGGGCGCCGGGCTCCTGTTCCATTCCGCCGACATCATCCTCATCAAGAGCGGCTTCGAACGCATCCAGGCCGAGTTCGGCCCCAAGGTGGGCCTGACCTTCAATCGGGCGCCCGAACTGGAAGGGGCCAGCTACCTGGGGGGCGACTGATTTGGACGGGCGTCGCGTCCTCATCATCGGCGCGGGATCGATCGGCGAACGCCATCTGCGGTGCTTCCTCGCCACGGGGAGGTGCCGCGCGGCCTTCGTCGAGACCAACCCGAGACGCCGCGCGGAGGTGGCCGATCGCTATCCGCAGGCCGTCGCCCACGAGACGCTTGAACACGCGCTGGAGCAACGGCCTGGGGCCGCCGTCATCGCGACGCCGGCCCCGTCGCACATCCCACTGGCGACTCGCCTGGTGGAACTCGGAATCCCGGTGCTCGTCGAGAAGCCCCTCAGCGTCAGCCTCGACGGCGTCGAAGCGCTCGCGGTTCTGACCGCTGAACAGAGGGCCTCGGTCGCCGTGGCCTACGTCATGCGCGCCCGTCCGCCGCTTGCCGAAATGCGACGGGCTTTGGCCTCGGGGCGGTTCGGACGGCCGCTTCAACTCGTCGCGACGGCCGGGCAGGATTTCGCCCACTACCGGCCCGCGTATCGCGAGACCTACTATGCAGACCGCTCCTCGGGGGGTGGCGCAGTTCAGGACGCCCTCACGCATCTTATCAACGCCGGCGAATGGCTTGTCGGCGGAGTCGACCGGGTCGTCGCCGACGCGGCCCGATTGAGGATCGAAGGGGTGGATGTGGAAGACACAGTGCACGTCCTCGCCCGCCAGGGCGACGTCATGGCCGACTACGCCCTCAACCAGCACCAGGCCCCCAACGAGACGACGATCACCGTCGCCTGCGAGCGGGGGACCGTTCGATTCGAACTCCACGCCGGGCGTTGGCTGTCCTGCGAGCGAGCAGGGGCCGCATGGCTCGACCACGGTCCCGGCGGCCCCCTCGACCCGGACGCCCCGTTCATGCGACAGGCCGAAGCCTTTCTCGATGCCTGTGAAGGGACGGCGCCTCCACTTTGCACGCTCGAGGAGGGAACCCGAACGCTTCGCGCCAACCTGGCGATCCTGGAGAGCGTCGAGACGGGGCGTTGGGTCGAGACGGCGAGCGTCGGAGCCCGGTCATGAGCGGGCCCCAAGATCGCGATGTCATGGACCTTTTCAGCCTGCGGGGCAAGGCGGTTCTGGTCACCGGCGCAACCGGCCGCCTGGGCTCGGCGATGGCCTCGGCGTTGGCGGAGGCCGGGGCGAGCGTCGTCGTCAGCAGCCGCGATGAGAAGGCCGCCCGGCAGGCAATGGAGCGGCTGCCGCGCGTCGGAGGGGCGGAGCATCAAGCCGTTGCGATCGACCACATTGACGAGGCGTCGATCGAGTCCGGTTTCGAGGCCGCCGAGCGCCTCACCGGCGGAATCGACGTGCTCGTGAACAACGGCCACGAGCCGACGCCCATGGACTGGCGATCCATCACAGGCGACCAGTTCAACCGACAACTCGCCAACGCCACCGGCTACTTTCTTCTTGCGCGTCGGCTGAGAGAGCACGTGGTCGGCCGCGGCACCGGCGGCGTCGTGGTGATGCTCGGCTCGATGTACGGCCTCGTCGGCTCCTACCCGGACGTCTATGAAGACGGGGCTGCGAATCCGGCCGCTTATCAGGCTTTGAAGGGCGGGGTGATCCAGTTGACGCGTCATCTGGCGGTCTACTGGGCGCGGGACGGCGTGCGGGTGAACTGCCTGAGCCCCGGTCCGTTTCCCGGCGAGGCCGCACCGCCGAAGCTTGTGGGACGCCTGGAAGGCAAGTCGCCCATGGCGCGCATGGGTCGGCCCGAGGAATTGAAGGGGGCGATCGTTTTCCTGGCCTCGGACGCGTCGAGTTACATGTCGGGCCACAACCTGGTCGTCGACGGAGGATGGACGGCATGGTGAGCCCGGACGAGACGATGCGGCAAGTGGAAGCGACGCCGGCGCTGGTGATCGATGAACCGACGGTCGCGCGCAACGTGGAGCGGCTCGCGAATTACGCGGCCTCCCATCGCCTTGACGTGCGTCCCCACACGAAGACCCACAAGTCGCTCCGAATGGCCGAACGCCAGGTGCACGCCGGCGCGACGGGCCTGACGACGGCGAAGGCGGGCGAGGCCGAGGTCATGACGGCGGCCTCGCGAGACCTCCTGGTCGCCTACCCCGTCGTGGACGAATACCGCTGCCGACGTCTGGCGGCGATGGCGCGCGAAGGCGTCCTGATCCGCACGACGGCCGACTCGCTCGAAGGCGTCGAGAGGCTCGCCGCCGCGGCTCAGGCCGCCGGGACGACGATCGGCGTGCTTGTCGACCTCGACGTCGGCTTCCATCGCACGGGCGTCTCGTCTCCCGCGGCCGCCCTTGAACTGGCGCAGGGGATCGACGCCGAGCGGTCGCTGCGGCTTGATGGGATTTTCTTCTACCCCGGCCACGTCTGGGAGCCCGTCGATTGCCAGGGGGCGGAACTGTCGCGGATCGACGGCCTGATCGCTGAGTGCGTCGATCTGTGGGGACGCTCTGGGCTTAACGTGCACATCATCTCCGGCGGTTCCACGCCGACGGCCTACCAGTCGCACCTGGTCGCTCGGCAGACGGAGATCCGGCCGGGGACTTACATCTATAATGACATGAACACTGTGCGGGCCGGTTTCTGCTCCCTGGAGGACTGTGCGGCGACGGTCGTCTGCACCGTCGTCAGCACGGCCGTCGCGGGCAAGGCCGTCATCGACGCCGGAACCAAGACGCTGACGAGCGATCGCAACGTCAAGTTCCCGGATTCCGGACACGGCCACGTCGTCGAGTATCCCGATGCGGTCGTCGTCCGGCTCAGCGAGGAACACGGCGAACTCGACGTGAGCCGCTGCGAACGGAAGCCCCGGATCGGAGAACGCGTGTCGGTGATCCCGAACCACGTCTGCCCGTGCGTCAACCTCCAGGACGCCTTTTGGATGCGTCGCGGCGACGGTACGCTCGAACGGGTGGCGGTCGACTCGCGCGGGAGGCTCTCATGAACGATCGCAAACCCCTCGCCGGCGTCCTGCCGGTGTTCCAGACGCCCTTTCTCGACGATGAGTCGATCGACGAGGCAACGCTCGAAGCCGAGATCGAGTGGCTTTACGACGCCGGGGCCGACGGCGTCGTGATGGCGATGGTGTCCGAGGTGTTGCGTCTGGATCTCGACGAACGGCGGCGGCTGGCCGAACTGGCCTGTCGAATCGGGGGGCGTCGCGGCGCGGTGGTCGTCAGCGTCGGCGCCGAGAGCGCCGTCGTCGCCGAGCGCCTGGCCCGTCACGCCGAGGATGTCGGCGCGACCGCGACCATGGCCATTCCCCCGGTCTCGGTCGGCGTCGAGGAGGGGGAACTTCTCTGCTACTACGAGCGGATCGTTCGCGCCACGACGATCCCCCTGGTGGTCCAGGACGCCAGCGGCTACGTCGGCCGTCCGATGTCGATCGCCATGCAGGCCCGGCTCCTGGACGAGTTCGGCGCCGACCGCGTCTACTTCAAGCCCGAGGCGACGCCGATCGGCCCCAGGCTCAGCGCGCTGCGGGACGCGACCGGCGGCCGGGCGCGGATCTTCGAGGGGACCGGCGGCATCGCCCTGCTCGATAGCTATCGTCGCGGGGTCGTCGGCACGATGCCCGGCGCTGATCTCATCAAGGGGATCGTCGCCCTTTGGCGGGCGTTGGAGGCAGGGGACGAGCCCAGGGCCTATCGAATCTCGCTGCCGGTCTCCTCGCTGATCGCCGTGCAGCAGAGCCTCGACGCCTTCCTGGCCGTCGAGAAACACCTGCTGATGCGTCAGGGGGTTTTCCGGAACGCGATCGTCCGAGGACCCGTCGGCTACAAGCTGGACGAGGAGACGCGCCTCGAGGTCGACCGGCTCTTCGACCTGGTGACGGCCGCCGTGGAGGAAACGCCATGATCATCGACGTTCACAGCCACGTCTGGGAATATCCCCGCCACTTCGGCGACGACTTCCGCTGCCAGGCGATTCGCGCCCGCGCGGGCGTCGAGGTCGACCTGACTGTCCGCTACGAGGACTACCGCGCCACCTGCCCCGCGGACACCAGGACCATCGTCTTCGGCGGGAAGGCGAAGCTCAGCGACCAGTGGGTCGACGATCGGTACGTCGCCGAATACGTCGCGGCGCACCCGGACACCCTGATCGGGTTCCTCTCCCTCGACCCGACACAGGAGGGCTGGGAGCGCGAGATGCGCGAGGGCCGCGAGGAGTTGGGCCTCCGGGGCATCAAGCTCCTGCCGATGTACGCCGGCTTCTGCCCCGACGACGAGCGACTCGACCCCCTCTGGCGTTACGCGACTCAGCATCTGCTGCCGGTCCTCCTGCACACCGGGACGACCTTCATGGCCCAGGCGCCCCTGGAATACACGCTGCCCAGGCACATCGACACGGTCGCCCGCCGGTTCCCCGACGTAAAGATCATCATGGCCCACCTCGGCCATCCCTACGAAGGCGAATGCGTCGTGACGTTCCGCAAGCACCCGAACGTCTACGCCGACGTCTCCGCCCTGCACTACCGGCCGTTCCAGCTCTACCACTCGCTGATGCTGGTGCAGGAGTACGGCGTCTGGGGGAAGGTCCTCTTCGGTACCGACTACCCGTTCACCACGGTGAACGAGTCGATCGCCGGCATCCGCAAACTTAACGAC
This genomic interval carries:
- a CDS encoding amidohydrolase family protein, with translation MIIDVHSHVWEYPRHFGDDFRCQAIRARAGVEVDLTVRYEDYRATCPADTRTIVFGGKAKLSDQWVDDRYVAEYVAAHPDTLIGFLSLDPTQEGWEREMREGREELGLRGIKLLPMYAGFCPDDERLDPLWRYATQHLLPVLLHTGTTFMAQAPLEYTLPRHIDTVARRFPDVKIIMAHLGHPYEGECVVTFRKHPNVYADVSALHYRPFQLYHSLMLVQEYGVWGKVLFGTDYPFTTVNESIAGIRKLNDMLEGTKLPRLNVEEIEAMIHRDSLAILGLDGH